Proteins encoded together in one Psilocybe cubensis strain MGC-MH-2018 chromosome 8, whole genome shotgun sequence window:
- a CDS encoding hypothetical protein (Uncharacterized protein R883), which translates to MDTDDDVYFTAESLVDAIISLPETGYTDALNNLLESVLRSEHRLRRALASFEEPQEIDSRLLDPYAGLIDIFAVPEIVRKARPRPWNEALFEVAIDGFVKEQFAHKHLFRLPRDLQRSPGVLYTVPSYDHFLRQWNVFTNNAISTISDWSNILVAGGAVLASLQPIPVTEHYGHQEFLPPTRRVISQYFETAYKEADVDIFLYGMNAEQDNLARQCVFIRRANTITIWTSGDTRQIQIILRLYRSPAEILAGFDIDAACCAFDGSHVILSARALVALMTQKNTVDMSRRSPSYEVRLQKYATRGFEVYLPSLDREKINYAKVYNKTHVVFGKGLERLLVYEYLRYDPLFFPYLRTQRRGRRRRRAAWFRLNLSEFDFVPMGEDSNYDRVWGRLPSHWDVDQVKAHILRMERAMNSSWKLRKYRRTAHRHFSAFSDDVLDLFDRCCMLEETGGCPEPVTERDIQLVEEEIKSLAQRLAFPTSSSFITENPGQQLLTGSFRPVTVDDWEEGAYVSDGQNPSVDERETDYSFRWMRYLKNLVQF; encoded by the exons ATGGATACCGACGACGACGTATACTTCACTGCGGAATCACTCGTTGACGCCATCATTTCGTTGCCAGAGACCGGTTACACTGATGCTCTCAACAACTTGTTGGAAAGCGTCCTTAGGTCTGAGCATCGTCTACGGCGCGCGCTCGCATCCTTTGAAGAACCCCAGGAGATCGACTCGCGATTGCTCGATCCTTATGCGGGCCTCATAGATATTTTTGCTGTCCCTGAAATTGTCAGGAAAGCACGCCCTCGACCATGGAACGAGGCCCTCTTTGAGGTGGCGATTGACGGCTTTGTCAAAGAGCAGTTTGCCCATAAGCACTTGTTCAGACTCCCCAGGGATCTTCAGCGGTCTCCTGGCGTTCTCTATACAGTACCGTCTTATGATCACTTCCTACGCCAGTGGAACGTTTTTACTAACAACGCTATCTCTACCATTTCTGATTGGTCAAACATCTTGGTGGCTGGAGGCGCCGTTCTGGCCTCTCTTCAACCCATTCCGGTCACAGAACACTATGGTCATCAAGAGTTTTTACCGCCTACCCGCAGAGTAATATCTCAGTATTTCGAAACTGCGTATAAAGAGGCCGATGTGGATATTTTCCTGTACGGCATGAACGCAGAACAG GACAATCTCGCGAGACAGTGTGTTTTCATAAGGCGCGCTAATACCATTACCATCTGGA CGTCCGGCGATACTCGCCAAATTCAGATTATTCTCCGTCTGTATCGTTCACCTGCCGAAATCCTCGCTGGGTTTGATATCGATGCAGCGTGCTGTGCATTTGACG GGAGCCATGTAATCTTATCTGCACGGGCCCTCGTTGCGTTGATGACCCAGAAAAACACCGTAGACATGTCAAGGAGGTCCCCGAGCTACGAGGTTAGGCTGCAAAAATATGCAACCCGAGGTTTTGAGGTGTATCTACCCTCCCTTGACAGGGAGAAGATAAATTACGCTAAG GTTTATAATAAAACCCATGTCGTTTTTGGGAAGGGCCTCGAGCGCCTCTTAGTATACGAGTATCTTCGTTATGATCCAttgttcttcccctaccTTCGGACGCAGAGGCGTGGAAGACGTAGGCGCCGTGCCGCGTGGTTCCGCCTCAACCTTTCCGAATTTGACTTCGTTCCTATGGGGGAGGACAGCAATTATGACCGTGTTTGGGGTCGATTGCCTAGTCATTGGGATGTGGATCAAGTCAAAGCGCACATTTTGAGGATG GAACGAGCCATGAACTCTTCTTGGAAGCTTCGCAAATATCGCCGCACAGCTCATCGCCACTTTAGTGCATTTAGCGACGACGTTCTTGACTTATTTGACAGATGCTGTATGCTTGAGGAG ACTGGAGGCTGCCCGGAACCAGTTACTGAGCGCGACATACAGCtggtagaagaagaaattaAGTCAC TTGCTCAGCGCTTAGCGTTTCCTACATCGAGTAGCTTCATCACGGAGAATCCTGGACAACAACTCCTTACGGGAAGCTTCCGTCCCGTTACTGTTGATGATTGGGAGGAGGGTGCCTACGTTTCCGACGGCCAGAATCCAAGTGTTGACGAGCGCGAGACAGACTACTCCTTTCGATGGATGAGGTATTTGAAAAACCTGGTGCAGTTCTAA